CGCGTGATCGCCCCCGCGGGCTCGGGAAAGACACGGGTGATGGCCGCGCGCCTGCATCACCTGCTTGTCGACCGAGGATACGAAGCCGACTGCGTCACCGCCGTCGCCTACAACAAGCGCGCGGCCAGCGAGCTCGAGGCGCGGGTGAACGGTCTCGGCGCCCGCGTCAAGACCCTGCACGCCCTCGGCTGGGAGGTCTTGCGATCGCGAGGCGATCTGAAGCTGCTCAACGAGCGCGATGTGCGTCAGCGCATCATGCGTCTCGCGCGAATCGAGCCGCAGAAAGGTCGTGACCCGCTGGCGGCCTGGGTGGAAGCCCTGGCTGAGGTGCGTCTGGGCCTGCGGGCACCCGCTGACGTGGAGCGCGACCGAGGCGAGGCGCTCGTGGGTTTCTCCGATTTCTTCACGCGCTACCGAGAGGCCCTGAAACGCGAGGGGGCCTGCGATCACGATGAGCAGATCTACGGCGCCATCGAGGTGCTGCTGACCCATCCGGAGACACGCCGGCGCTTGCAGCGCCAGTGCAGGCACCTGCTGGTCGACGAGTTCCAGGACCTCACCCCCGCCTACATGCTGCTCATCCGCCTCGCCGCATCGCCAGGCTACCAGGTGTTTGGGGTGGGCGACGACGATCAGGTCATCTACGGGTATCTCGGCGCCACGCCAGATTTCCTGATCCGCTACGACCGCTACTTCCCGGGAGCCGCGTCACACGCACTCGAATCGAACTACCGCTGTCACACCGAGATCGTCGACGCCGCCCGCCGCCTGCTCGCCAGGAACCGGAAGCGGGTTGCGAAGCAGATCACAGGGGCCGCTCCCACAAGCGATGGTGGGCTCTCGGTGGTGAGCGTCGATGGCGCCGACATGGCCAATCGCATGACCGAAACGGTGAAGATGCTCCTCGCGCACGGGCATCGGCACCAGAACATCGCCGTGCTGTCACGCGTCAACGACAGCCTCATGCCCGTGCAGATGGGGCTTCGCGCCGCTGGCGTGCCCTGTGACACCGTGGTCGATGGCGGACTGCTCGAGCGCAGCGGCGTGCGCGCCGCCTTGGCGTGGCTCTCGCTGGCCAGCGGTCCCGAGCGCATGTCGGGCGAGCTTCTCGGCGAGGCCATGTCACGACCCGCGCGCAAGATGTATCGCGCCACCATCGAGCGCGTCTCTCACACCGACACGCTCACCGAGCAGCAGCTGAAGGTGCTCGCGAAATCGCTGCGCGACTGGGAGGGCGACGAGGTGATGCAGTTCGTGTTCGACCTGCAGAGCCTGCGCAGGCTGGCGGCGCAGGGCGCCACCACGCTCGCGCTGCTGCAGCGGCTGCGCGGCTCGATGGGGCTCGGCAGAGATCTCGACACGCTTGACCACTCACGCTCCGATGCCTCGGGCAGCAACCACGTCGACCAGCTCATCGCTCTCGAGCAGGTGGCCGCGCTGCACCCGTCCCCCGCAACGTTCGAGGAATGGGTGCGCGAGCAGCTGCGCACCCCGCCAGACCGCGGCGGGGTGACCCTCTCGACGGTTCATCGGGTGAAGGGCATGGAGTGGGACGTGGTGCTGATCTACCACGCCACCGAAGGATTGATGCCGCATCGGCTCTGCAGTGATGTGGAAGAGGAGCGGAGGGTCTTCCACGTCGCGCTCACCCGAGGCCGACGAATGGTGTACGTCTTCACGGAGCGAGGACGCCCATCGCCATTCGTGGCAGAGGCAAATGGTGAGCCTGTGACACGCGGGCCAGGCACGAGCGCCCGAAAAGAAGAAACGCCCACCCCGAGTTCACGGGGAAGGCGCAACGAGCCACGAGGCCCCTCAAGAGGCCGACGCAGGCACTAGAGCGGCGCCTCCTCGAAGTGGAGCGGC
This region of Pseudomonadota bacterium genomic DNA includes:
- a CDS encoding ATP-dependent helicase, with translation MVHGESLALSRLTLTHPSDETAPDTALADDQRRAVLHPSGAARVIAPAGSGKTRVMAARLHHLLVDRGYEADCVTAVAYNKRAASELEARVNGLGARVKTLHALGWEVLRSRGDLKLLNERDVRQRIMRLARIEPQKGRDPLAAWVEALAEVRLGLRAPADVERDRGEALVGFSDFFTRYREALKREGACDHDEQIYGAIEVLLTHPETRRRLQRQCRHLLVDEFQDLTPAYMLLIRLAASPGYQVFGVGDDDQVIYGYLGATPDFLIRYDRYFPGAASHALESNYRCHTEIVDAARRLLARNRKRVAKQITGAAPTSDGGLSVVSVDGADMANRMTETVKMLLAHGHRHQNIAVLSRVNDSLMPVQMGLRAAGVPCDTVVDGGLLERSGVRAALAWLSLASGPERMSGELLGEAMSRPARKMYRATIERVSHTDTLTEQQLKVLAKSLRDWEGDEVMQFVFDLQSLRRLAAQGATTLALLQRLRGSMGLGRDLDTLDHSRSDASGSNHVDQLIALEQVAALHPSPATFEEWVREQLRTPPDRGGVTLSTVHRVKGMEWDVVLIYHATEGLMPHRLCSDVEEERRVFHVALTRGRRMVYVFTERGRPSPFVAEANGEPVTRGPGTSARKEETPTPSSRGRRNEPRGPSRGRRRH